Proteins co-encoded in one Erwinia sp. genomic window:
- the naiP gene encoding Putative niacin/nicotinamide transporter NaiP (ID:JIFNMEKO_03044;~source:Prodigal:2.6): protein MSLLMRLDRLPLSSPHCKLLLIGGLGYAFDGMDVAMVAFLLPALKGIWSLSSAELGLIGSASPIGVLIGALLAGYLGDRFGRKVVMCWALAIYCLMTLVAAMSPNFTVFLVARVLAGVGTGAESVIIAPFLSEFIPPKKRGWFIGALAGFFSFGFVGAALIGRFVVPEFDEGWRWAQVITALPIIMLLWWRRGLPESPRFLLSKNRVKEAEQVVKTLEQQVEKATGRALPPVAEQPSLPVRENSEKITLWGALCIMFSPQLRKQTLVIWVIWLVITFCYYGFFAWIPSLLVAKGFTVTRSFEYSILIYLAQIPGYFSAALLLDRLDRKRIIALYLLGSAVSAWFLSQAGDPLSILCMAAVLSLFLNGCYAGLYAYTPESFPTPIRAMGCGFASAFGRTGSILAPSIIGVFSASLGFAGVFTMTTTVLIIGVLVVTLFGVATQGHSLEAITQRVKKES from the coding sequence ATGTCGTTATTGATGAGATTAGACAGGCTACCTTTGAGTAGTCCCCACTGTAAGCTATTGCTGATTGGTGGCCTTGGTTACGCATTTGATGGCATGGATGTTGCGATGGTGGCATTTTTATTACCCGCCCTGAAAGGAATCTGGTCGTTGTCTTCTGCTGAACTGGGGCTAATCGGTTCAGCTTCTCCGATAGGCGTATTGATTGGTGCGCTGCTTGCCGGATACCTCGGTGACAGATTTGGCCGTAAAGTGGTGATGTGTTGGGCGCTGGCGATTTATTGTCTGATGACGCTGGTGGCGGCAATGTCACCTAACTTTACGGTTTTTCTGGTGGCGAGAGTGCTTGCTGGGGTGGGAACTGGTGCTGAGAGTGTCATTATCGCCCCATTCCTGAGTGAATTTATTCCCCCTAAAAAACGAGGCTGGTTTATCGGGGCGCTGGCCGGATTTTTCTCTTTCGGCTTCGTCGGTGCAGCACTGATCGGTCGTTTTGTGGTGCCTGAATTTGATGAAGGATGGCGCTGGGCTCAGGTTATCACGGCACTGCCGATTATTATGCTGTTGTGGTGGCGAAGAGGTTTACCAGAATCACCACGGTTTCTGTTGAGTAAAAACCGGGTAAAAGAAGCGGAACAGGTTGTGAAGACTCTGGAACAACAGGTTGAAAAGGCAACCGGTCGCGCACTACCTCCGGTTGCGGAACAACCGTCACTGCCTGTCCGTGAGAACAGCGAGAAAATCACTCTCTGGGGAGCGCTGTGTATCATGTTTTCTCCTCAATTACGTAAGCAAACGCTGGTTATCTGGGTGATCTGGCTCGTTATCACCTTTTGTTACTACGGTTTCTTTGCCTGGATACCCTCACTGCTGGTGGCTAAAGGGTTTACGGTAACACGCAGCTTTGAATACTCCATCCTGATCTATCTGGCACAAATTCCGGGTTATTTCTCTGCGGCATTATTGCTCGACAGACTGGACAGAAAACGCATCATTGCGCTGTATTTGCTGGGAAGTGCCGTGAGTGCATGGTTTCTCAGCCAGGCGGGCGATCCACTCTCTATTCTCTGTATGGCGGCAGTTTTGTCGTTATTTCTCAATGGCTGTTATGCCGGGTTATACGCCTATACACCAGAGAGTTTTCCAACTCCGATCCGTGCTATGGGCTGTGGTTTTGCCAGCGCGTTTGGGCGAACCGGGAGTATCCTGGCGCCGTCGATTATTGGTGTTTTTTCTGCATCGCTGGGCTTTGCCGGGGTCTTCACGATGACCACAACCGTACTGATAATTGGGGTACTGGTAGTGACGCTGTTTGGTGTGGCAACACAAGGGCACTCGCTCGAAGCGATAACTCAGCGAGTAAAAAAAGAGTCATAA
- a CDS encoding putative protein (ID:JIFNMEKO_03045;~source:Prodigal:2.6), whose amino-acid sequence MSLFASDHCHSYLFINSTLPDSDYHRLTAGYQLLVRDGVIAAISTEPVEAPDATVIGLQGKTVLPGLIDCHVHVIATTADLAKNALLPDSLVTARAGKIMHAMLMRGFTTVRDVGGADYGLKQAVDERLLCAPRLIICGKALSQTGGHTDYRGRYDSRSADFYQSKLGALGRVCNGIDAVRLAVREEIKAGAEFIKVMANGGVSSPSDPIDFLSFSVSELQAIVEEAANAQTYVSAHLYTDEGIRRAVLCGVRSLEHCNLISPVTAALAAEKGAIACPTLITYEMLQQEGEKYGLQPDSVAKIDHVRLAGLQSLQVMSDAGLPMAYGSDLLGDMHQYQSDELTLRATVLPAADILRSATTIAARLLRMEGEIGCLAVGASADLLVVEGNPLEDISLLTGQGKHLPLIMSRGEIVKNRLTA is encoded by the coding sequence ATGTCTTTGTTTGCCAGCGATCATTGCCACTCTTATTTATTTATCAACTCGACACTTCCTGATAGTGATTACCATCGACTCACCGCTGGCTATCAATTGCTGGTGCGTGATGGTGTCATTGCTGCGATTTCAACAGAACCTGTTGAAGCACCTGATGCAACTGTCATCGGCTTACAGGGTAAAACCGTATTACCCGGACTGATTGACTGCCACGTTCATGTTATCGCAACCACTGCTGATCTTGCCAAAAATGCACTCTTACCCGACTCATTGGTAACTGCCCGTGCCGGAAAAATCATGCACGCCATGTTGATGCGAGGTTTTACCACTGTACGCGATGTCGGCGGTGCAGATTACGGGTTAAAACAGGCCGTTGATGAACGATTACTCTGCGCACCACGGCTGATTATTTGTGGTAAAGCCCTCTCACAGACCGGAGGGCATACGGATTATCGTGGTCGCTATGACAGCCGTAGTGCCGATTTTTACCAGAGTAAACTCGGTGCGCTTGGACGGGTATGTAACGGTATTGATGCGGTGCGTCTGGCGGTGCGGGAAGAGATAAAAGCGGGGGCTGAGTTTATCAAAGTGATGGCCAATGGCGGGGTTTCTTCGCCCAGTGATCCTATCGATTTTCTCAGTTTTTCCGTTTCCGAGCTGCAGGCTATCGTTGAGGAAGCGGCTAATGCTCAGACGTATGTCAGTGCGCATCTTTATACTGATGAAGGTATTCGACGGGCGGTACTTTGTGGCGTCAGATCATTAGAACATTGCAATCTTATCTCCCCTGTAACCGCTGCACTGGCGGCAGAAAAAGGCGCAATCGCCTGTCCGACCTTGATAACCTATGAAATGTTGCAACAGGAAGGTGAAAAGTATGGTTTACAGCCTGATTCTGTCGCCAAGATCGATCATGTGCGTTTAGCGGGTTTACAGAGTTTGCAGGTGATGTCTGATGCTGGTTTACCGATGGCTTACGGCAGTGATTTGTTAGGTGATATGCATCAGTATCAATCCGATGAGTTAACTCTCCGCGCCACTGTGCTGCCAGCGGCAGACATTTTACGTAGTGCAACGACCATCGCTGCCCGTTTATTGCGTATGGAGGGCGAAATTGGTTGTCTGGCGGTGGGGGCCAGCGCTGATTTGCTGGTAGTGGAGGGTAATCCGCTTGAGGATATCTCGTTATTAACCGGACAGGGCAAACATCTGCCTTTGATCATGAGTCGTGGTGAGATCGTGAAAAACAGACTCACAGCATGA
- the gcvA_2 gene encoding Glycine cleavage system transcriptional activator (ID:JIFNMEKO_03046;~source:Prodigal:2.6) produces the protein MAISPLPPLHCLLAFEATVRLSSFTRAAAELNLTQSAVSRQIALLETSLGRTLIQRKRNALVPTPAGEQYIQHVRFLLQECAEATAAIMKHNSENELTIASSSGIAQFWIPYHLTHFRRACPEIKINFIVRDRMASLSEFEFDAGIYYLQGEGLPLYESIKLFDEQVIAVCSPELLPDGKLVSAEQLADYPLLVLDDAQSQWMSWQCWFQAQGVMIEPSVNTMKVNHYPALIALSVMGNGIALAWRGVIDDLLDQKKLVLASDAEAGQKGGFHLITPRHRYEKRAVRMFKNWLLTRGKR, from the coding sequence ATGGCGATTTCACCTCTCCCTCCTTTGCACTGCCTGCTGGCATTTGAAGCGACGGTACGTTTAAGTAGTTTCACCCGTGCTGCCGCAGAATTGAATCTGACACAAAGCGCGGTAAGCCGGCAAATTGCCCTGTTAGAAACTTCGCTCGGACGCACCTTGATTCAGCGTAAACGTAATGCATTGGTGCCGACCCCTGCGGGTGAACAATATATACAGCATGTCCGTTTCCTGCTGCAGGAGTGTGCTGAAGCTACCGCTGCGATCATGAAGCACAACAGTGAGAATGAACTGACGATTGCCAGTTCCAGTGGCATTGCACAATTCTGGATCCCCTATCACCTGACACATTTCAGGCGCGCCTGTCCGGAAATAAAGATCAATTTCATAGTGCGCGACAGAATGGCATCTTTATCAGAATTTGAGTTTGATGCAGGGATCTACTATCTGCAGGGAGAAGGGCTGCCACTGTATGAGAGTATTAAGCTGTTTGATGAACAAGTGATTGCTGTATGTTCGCCGGAACTACTGCCGGATGGTAAACTGGTATCTGCTGAACAGCTGGCTGATTATCCATTACTGGTACTGGACGATGCACAATCGCAATGGATGAGCTGGCAGTGCTGGTTTCAGGCGCAGGGGGTGATGATCGAACCATCAGTTAATACTATGAAAGTGAATCACTACCCGGCGTTGATTGCATTAAGCGTGATGGGAAATGGCATTGCGCTCGCCTGGCGGGGGGTTATTGATGATCTGCTGGATCAGAAAAAGTTAGTGCTTGCTTCCGACGCAGAGGCCGGTCAGAAAGGAGGTTTTCACCTGATAACGCCCCGGCATCGTTACGAAAAACGTGCGGTAAGAATGTTTAAAAACTGGCTGCTAACACGGGGTAAACGATGA
- the rpoH gene encoding RNA polymerase sigma factor RpoH (ID:JIFNMEKO_03047;~source:Prodigal:2.6), translated as MTKEMHTLAIAPLGNIDAYVRAANACPMLTAEEEKALAERLHYQGDLEAAKMLILSHLRFVVHVARHYSGYGLPQADLIQEGNIGLMKAVRRFNPEVGVRLVSFAVHWIKAEIHEYVLRNWRIVKVATTKAQRKLFFNLRKSKQRLGWFNQDEVEMVARELGVSSKDVLEMESRMAAQDMTFDPVPEDENEGRSMAPMMYLQDKSSDFADGIEEDNWESHAADKLSDAMLGLDERSQDIIRARWLDDDSKTTLQELADKYGVSAERVRQLEKNAMKKLRVAIEA; from the coding sequence ATGACCAAAGAAATGCATACTTTAGCTATTGCTCCTTTAGGCAACATTGATGCATATGTGCGGGCTGCTAATGCTTGTCCTATGCTGACTGCCGAAGAGGAAAAAGCGCTGGCTGAACGGCTGCATTACCAGGGTGATCTGGAAGCAGCCAAAATGCTGATTCTGTCTCATCTGCGCTTTGTTGTTCACGTTGCTCGTCACTATTCCGGATATGGATTACCGCAGGCAGACCTGATTCAGGAAGGGAATATTGGTTTAATGAAAGCGGTACGTCGCTTTAATCCTGAAGTGGGTGTGCGTCTGGTTTCTTTCGCTGTTCATTGGATCAAAGCAGAGATCCATGAGTACGTTTTACGGAACTGGCGGATTGTTAAAGTAGCAACCACCAAAGCACAGCGTAAACTGTTCTTCAACCTGCGCAAATCTAAACAACGTCTTGGCTGGTTTAATCAGGACGAAGTAGAGATGGTGGCCCGTGAACTGGGCGTTTCCAGCAAAGATGTGCTGGAAATGGAGTCACGTATGGCTGCTCAGGATATGACGTTTGATCCGGTGCCTGAGGATGAAAACGAAGGCCGTTCTATGGCTCCCATGATGTACCTGCAGGATAAATCTTCTGATTTTGCCGATGGTATAGAAGAGGACAACTGGGAATCACATGCAGCCGATAAACTCAGCGATGCGATGCTGGGGCTGGATGAACGTAGCCAGGATATCATCCGTGCGCGCTGGCTGGATGACGACAGTAAAACCACATTGCAGGAGCTGGCTGACAAATACGGTGTTTCTGCTGAGCGTGTTCGTCAGCTGGAAAAAAATGCCATGAAAAAACTACGTGTCGCCATTGAGGCCTGA
- the ftsX gene encoding Cell division protein FtsX (ID:JIFNMEKO_03048;~source:Prodigal:2.6) has product MNKRRTTASASQKPKAKRLQGGWGEQWRYALHGTLSDMWRQPLTTLLTVVVIAISLTLPSVCFLVWKNVSQAAEQWYPAPQITVYLSKTLDDNAALGVVDTLKKEQGVEKVNYLSREEAMGEFRNWSGFGGAMDMLEQNPLPAVVIITPELAFQGAEVMKTLRDRIAKVDGVDDVKMDDSWFARLAALSGLVGQIAVIIGVLMVVAVFLVIGNSIRLTIFARRDTINVQKLIGATDGFILRPFLYGGALLGLSGALLSLLLSQILVFRLGSVVAEVATVFGTTFTLHGLAWDESLLLLLISAMIGWIAAWLATVQHLRQFTPD; this is encoded by the coding sequence ATGAATAAGCGTCGCACAACAGCGTCTGCCAGCCAGAAACCCAAAGCAAAGCGTTTGCAGGGAGGATGGGGTGAACAATGGCGCTATGCACTGCATGGCACGCTTTCAGATATGTGGCGGCAGCCACTGACAACGCTGCTGACTGTTGTTGTTATTGCCATTTCACTGACGCTGCCCAGTGTCTGTTTTCTGGTCTGGAAAAATGTCAGTCAGGCGGCTGAACAGTGGTATCCGGCACCGCAAATTACCGTTTATCTCAGTAAAACCCTTGATGATAATGCCGCGCTGGGCGTGGTGGACACACTGAAAAAAGAGCAGGGTGTGGAAAAGGTGAATTACCTGTCGCGGGAAGAGGCGATGGGTGAATTTCGCAACTGGTCGGGTTTTGGTGGGGCGATGGATATGCTGGAGCAGAACCCTCTTCCTGCCGTGGTGATCATTACCCCTGAACTGGCTTTTCAGGGTGCGGAGGTGATGAAGACACTGCGCGACAGAATTGCCAAAGTTGATGGTGTCGACGATGTCAAAATGGATGACAGCTGGTTCGCCAGGCTGGCTGCATTAAGCGGTTTGGTCGGGCAAATTGCAGTAATAATAGGGGTACTGATGGTTGTAGCGGTGTTCCTGGTGATTGGTAACAGCATTCGGCTGACCATTTTTGCCCGGCGCGATACCATCAATGTACAGAAATTGATTGGTGCTACCGATGGGTTTATTCTGCGGCCCTTCTTGTATGGTGGTGCTCTGCTGGGGTTGAGTGGTGCATTGTTGTCACTGCTGTTATCGCAAATACTGGTTTTTCGCCTCGGCAGCGTGGTGGCTGAGGTGGCAACTGTCTTTGGTACAACCTTTACACTACATGGACTCGCCTGGGATGAAAGCCTGTTGTTATTACTGATTTCCGCCATGATTGGCTGGATTGCGGCCTGGCTCGCAACAGTACAACATTTACGTCAGTTTACGCCCGACTAG
- the ftsE gene encoding Cell division ATP-binding protein FtsE (ID:JIFNMEKO_03049;~source:Prodigal:2.6), protein MIRFEQVSKAYRGGRQALQGADFHLQAGEMAFLTGHSGAGKSTLLKLICGIERPSAGHIWFSGHDISRLKNNEVPFLRRQIGMIFQDHHLLMDRSVYDNVAIPLVITGASREDIRRRVSASLDKVGLLDKAKSYPIQLSGGEQQRVGIARAVVNKPAVLLADEPTGNLDDALSEEILRLFEEFNRVGVTVLMATHDKGLIARRHYRLMTLNQGRLDGGERHE, encoded by the coding sequence ATGATTCGTTTTGAGCAAGTGAGTAAAGCCTATCGCGGCGGACGGCAGGCGCTTCAGGGGGCTGATTTTCATCTGCAGGCGGGTGAGATGGCCTTTCTGACAGGCCATTCAGGGGCCGGTAAAAGTACTTTACTTAAATTGATCTGTGGCATTGAGCGACCCAGTGCAGGACACATTTGGTTCAGTGGACATGACATCAGTCGTCTGAAAAATAACGAAGTGCCTTTTCTCCGTCGTCAGATTGGGATGATTTTTCAGGACCACCACCTGTTAATGGACCGTTCTGTGTACGACAACGTCGCTATTCCGCTGGTGATAACCGGCGCCAGCCGTGAAGATATCCGTCGGCGGGTGTCGGCGTCACTCGATAAAGTTGGATTGCTTGATAAAGCAAAAAGTTATCCTATTCAGTTGTCCGGCGGTGAGCAGCAGCGCGTGGGTATTGCCAGGGCGGTGGTGAATAAACCGGCGGTTTTACTGGCCGATGAGCCAACCGGTAACCTTGATGATGCGTTGTCGGAAGAGATACTGCGGCTTTTTGAGGAGTTTAACCGGGTGGGCGTCACCGTGTTAATGGCGACCCATGATAAAGGATTAATTGCCAGACGCCATTATCGACTGATGACCCTCAATCAGGGACGGCTGGATGGAGGGGAACGTCATGAATAA
- the ftsY gene encoding Signal recognition particle receptor FtsY (ID:JIFNMEKO_03050;~source:Prodigal:2.6), with translation MAKNKKRGFFSWLGLGSEEKPSATQEQSSHTVEEESTFPTHEETDQQKDAGYTTDAEHQPEPESEQSAVPAVPPAASDDSERNAVQVEEPIVPQPVVSAEVTATEEVPTESHPAQETEPSLPPVSASDLVEADDANEPDKSVEAPQPAAPAKEGFFSRLRKGLLKTRQNLGAGFIGLFRGKKIDDDLFDELEEQLLVADVGMETTQKIISHLTQQASRQQLKDAEALYGLLKEKMAAILAPVEAPLEVEGKTPFVILMVGVNGVGKTTTIGKLARQFQAQGKSVMLAAGDTFRAAAVEQLQVWGERNNIPVIAQHTGADSASVVFDAIQAAKARQIDVLIADTAGRLQNKSHLMEELKKITRVMKKLDEQAPHEVMLTIDASTGQNAISQTRLFNDAVGLTGITLTKLDGTAKGGVIFSIADQFAIPLRYIGVGEGIDDLRPFRSGEFIDALFAQEESGK, from the coding sequence ATGGCAAAAAATAAGAAACGCGGTTTTTTCTCCTGGCTGGGATTGGGTAGTGAAGAAAAACCATCAGCAACGCAGGAACAGAGCTCCCACACCGTAGAGGAAGAGTCCACATTTCCCACTCATGAGGAGACTGATCAGCAGAAAGATGCCGGGTATACCACTGACGCTGAGCACCAACCTGAGCCAGAATCAGAACAGAGTGCTGTGCCCGCTGTTCCCCCTGCCGCCAGTGATGACAGTGAGCGCAATGCTGTTCAGGTTGAGGAGCCGATTGTACCGCAACCCGTTGTCAGTGCTGAGGTGACCGCGACAGAAGAGGTTCCTACCGAGAGTCATCCCGCGCAGGAAACAGAACCGTCTCTGCCGCCAGTCAGTGCAAGCGACCTGGTTGAGGCCGATGACGCTAATGAACCCGACAAGAGTGTGGAAGCACCGCAGCCAGCAGCTCCGGCTAAAGAGGGTTTTTTCAGCCGACTCAGGAAAGGATTACTCAAAACCCGTCAGAACCTTGGTGCGGGCTTTATTGGCCTGTTCCGCGGTAAAAAAATCGATGATGACCTGTTTGATGAACTGGAAGAACAACTGCTGGTGGCCGATGTGGGGATGGAAACCACCCAGAAGATCATTAGTCATCTGACACAGCAGGCGAGTCGCCAGCAACTCAAAGATGCTGAAGCGCTCTACGGTTTACTGAAAGAGAAAATGGCCGCTATTTTGGCGCCTGTCGAAGCTCCACTGGAGGTAGAGGGTAAAACCCCCTTCGTTATTTTGATGGTGGGTGTCAATGGTGTGGGGAAAACCACCACGATAGGTAAGCTCGCACGTCAATTCCAGGCACAGGGAAAATCAGTGATGTTAGCGGCGGGTGATACGTTTCGTGCTGCCGCGGTAGAGCAGTTGCAAGTGTGGGGAGAGAGAAATAATATCCCGGTAATTGCGCAACACACCGGTGCAGATTCCGCCTCAGTGGTGTTTGATGCGATTCAGGCGGCGAAAGCCAGACAGATAGATGTCCTGATTGCCGATACAGCGGGTCGTTTACAGAATAAATCGCATCTGATGGAAGAGCTGAAAAAAATCACCCGTGTGATGAAAAAGCTTGATGAGCAGGCACCACACGAAGTGATGCTCACTATTGATGCCAGCACAGGACAAAATGCTATCAGTCAGACCAGACTGTTTAATGACGCGGTCGGCCTGACAGGCATCACGCTTACCAAGCTTGATGGTACGGCAAAAGGGGGGGTGATTTTCTCTATCGCTGATCAATTTGCTATTCCTCTGCGCTATATCGGGGTTGGTGAGGGTATTGATGATTTACGCCCTTTCCGCTCAGGTGAGTTTATTGATGCACTTTTCGCTCAGGAGGAGTCAGGAAAATGA